The DNA region TTTGCAGGTGGCTTCTTTCAAGCTGACTGGGCGTCGTATTTTCCGTATGGCTCCGATTCATCACCACTTTGAGCTTAAGGGTTGGCCGGAGCCACGGGTCATCGTTCGCTTCTGGATTATCACGCTGGTACTGGTGCTGATCGGTCTGGCAACACTGAAGCTTCGCTAGGGATTAAGGCAGATTTATGGGGTCGGAACTGATCGCTTCAAGTTGTTCACGGGTTATCGTCGGTCTGGGCAAGACCGGCCTGTCCTGTGTTCGTTATCTGTCTGAAAAGCAGCTGCCATTCAGGGTAATGGACACCCGGGCGCAGCCACCGGGTATTGATCAGCTGAAGGCTGAATACCCGGATGTCGAGGTGTATACCGGTGGCTTTAACCAGGACTGGCTGAATAACGCTGATGAGCTGGTGGTCAGTCCGGGGATTGCTGTGGCTGAACCGGCTATTTCGGAGGCGGTGGCCTGTGGGGCAAGGGTTGTCGGTGATATCGAACTGTTCTGTCGTGATGTTGAAGCCCCCATTGTTGCCATCACCGGTTCCAATGGTAAAAGCACTGTCACCACACTGCTGGGTAAGATGGCTGAGGAAGCTGGCATTCAGGTGGGCATTGGCGGCAATATCGGAACGCCTGCGCTTGAACTGCTTGAAAAAGGTGGCTGTGAACTCTATATCCTTGAGTTGTCCAGTTTTCAGCTTGAAACTACGTATTCCCTGGAAGCTGCGGTGGCAACGGTGCTTAATCTGAGTCCTGACCATATGGATCGCTATCCGTCCATGGTCGAATACCATCAGGCCAAGCAGCGTATCTATAAAGGCTGTAAGAGCGCGGTCTACAACAAGCAGGACGCGTTGACGACACCTCTGCTTCCTGTTGCGGTGAGTGGTGTGGCGTTTACGGCTGGAAAGCCTGATTTGCA from Endozoicomonas sp. NE40 includes:
- the murD gene encoding UDP-N-acetylmuramoyl-L-alanine--D-glutamate ligase, translating into MGSELIASSCSRVIVGLGKTGLSCVRYLSEKQLPFRVMDTRAQPPGIDQLKAEYPDVEVYTGGFNQDWLNNADELVVSPGIAVAEPAISEAVACGARVVGDIELFCRDVEAPIVAITGSNGKSTVTTLLGKMAEEAGIQVGIGGNIGTPALELLEKGGCELYILELSSFQLETTYSLEAAVATVLNLSPDHMDRYPSMVEYHQAKQRIYKGCKSAVYNKQDALTTPLLPVAVSGVAFTAGKPDLHDYGLLQEGDTTWLCKGVEKLLDSSEMKLCGQHNQTNALAALALGEQVGIPLSAMLSVLKRFTGLVHRCEWVAEQNGVVWINDSKATNVGATVAAIVGLGGTTRGKLVLIAGGDGKGADFSELRQPVSRFVRKLVLMGRDAAAIEQAVGDTVPSEYAQSLDEAIETAARVSQPGDIVLLAPACASFDMFTSFEQRGDLFRHRVVEFLGSLSESGEPV